From the genome of uncultured Fibrobacter sp., one region includes:
- a CDS encoding FISUMP domain-containing protein, with translation MIKHVFSFAIALLLCSCSEEKGSSASAEAVPDYEPIFGTLYDARDGHTYKTTVINGLEWMAENLNYYVFHELCTDGRGDIIECDNRPFISSREINSACYDENPVNCERYGRLYWWSVAIGDTARVEGGARLYNLGSNVRGICPEGWRMPTESDYREKLWYFLLARHPKSSIREIEALLRSVDGWPDSLKGTDEYGFNLKPSGYGEGFHKLGECAVLWTVDEYNEQLAYVYDDVCFRGRFEAINKTELFSVRCVRDYPVF, from the coding sequence ATGATAAAACATGTTTTCAGTTTTGCTATAGCTCTGCTCCTTTGTAGTTGCAGCGAAGAAAAGGGTTCTTCTGCATCGGCAGAAGCTGTACCTGATTATGAACCAATATTTGGGACTCTATATGATGCTAGAGACGGCCATACATATAAGACCACAGTTATAAATGGCCTTGAATGGATGGCGGAAAATCTGAATTATTACGTATTTCATGAACTTTGTACAGATGGTAGAGGTGATATAATTGAGTGCGATAATAGGCCATTTATCTCTTCACGTGAGATAAATAGTGCGTGCTATGATGAAAATCCGGTAAATTGCGAGCGCTATGGTCGCTTGTATTGGTGGAGTGTTGCTATTGGCGATACTGCACGTGTGGAGGGTGGCGCAAGATTGTACAATTTGGGTTCGAATGTACGTGGAATTTGTCCTGAAGGTTGGCGCATGCCAACAGAGAGTGATTACCGAGAAAAACTTTGGTATTTTTTATTGGCTCGACATCCTAAATCAAGTATAAGAGAGATTGAAGCTCTTTTAAGATCTGTAGATGGGTGGCCGGATAGCTTAAAGGGGACGGATGAATATGGCTTCAATTTAAAACCTAGTGGTTATGGAGAGGGGTTCCATAAATTGGGAGAGTGCGCCGTGTTGTGGACTGTAGATGAATATAATGAACAACTTGCGTATGTTTATGATGATGTATGTTTTCGTGGAAGATTTGAAGCAATCAATAAAACGGAGCTTTTTTCTGTCAGATGCGTCAGGGATTATCCTGTATTTTAA